Proteins encoded in a region of the Bradyrhizobium sp. CB3481 genome:
- a CDS encoding efflux RND transporter periplasmic adaptor subunit: MKFSEYLKPALGTAFVVIVAAGYYWFENRPHAEEKETPGQALVIVTKSTNACFSDMVRVTGFIVPRREAQIGVDQEGSRVTDLLVKEGDTVTENQELVRLTAPPQVPGAPAGRPGPVTLRAPAAGLVTEVRTAVGAPASPQAGPMLRISVNNEIELEAEVPSVHLLKLNPGATVRISRDDAPDVVGKVRQISPQIDRNTQLGKVRISLNNNPSLKVGMFARANIDAKRSCGVAVPRTAIDRLTLQVVKGNTIETRKVRVGLTSETSTEILEGLDVGEIVVADAGTSLHDGDQIKTMFADELERTRAR, from the coding sequence ATGAAGTTTTCCGAATACCTCAAACCTGCGCTTGGAACGGCCTTCGTTGTCATTGTGGCGGCCGGCTATTACTGGTTCGAGAACCGTCCCCACGCCGAAGAAAAGGAGACGCCAGGCCAGGCGCTGGTGATCGTGACCAAATCCACCAATGCCTGCTTCTCCGACATGGTGCGGGTCACCGGCTTCATTGTGCCGCGCCGCGAAGCGCAGATCGGCGTCGATCAGGAAGGCTCCCGAGTGACTGACCTTCTTGTCAAGGAGGGCGACACGGTCACCGAAAATCAGGAACTGGTGCGCCTCACCGCGCCACCGCAAGTTCCGGGCGCGCCGGCCGGCAGGCCAGGTCCAGTCACGCTGCGCGCACCCGCGGCCGGTCTCGTCACCGAAGTCAGGACCGCAGTCGGCGCACCGGCCTCGCCGCAGGCCGGCCCGATGCTGCGCATTTCCGTCAACAACGAAATCGAGCTGGAAGCCGAAGTGCCGAGCGTGCACCTGCTCAAGCTCAATCCCGGCGCGACCGTGCGCATCAGCCGCGACGACGCGCCCGACGTGGTCGGCAAGGTCCGCCAGATCTCGCCGCAGATCGACCGCAATACCCAACTCGGCAAGGTCAGGATTTCGCTGAACAACAATCCCTCGCTCAAGGTCGGCATGTTTGCGCGCGCCAATATCGACGCCAAGCGCTCCTGCGGCGTCGCCGTGCCGCGCACCGCAATCGACCGCCTGACGCTGCAGGTGGTCAAGGGCAACACGATCGAGACGCGAAAGGTGCGGGTCGGCCTCACCTCGGAAACCTCGACTGAAATTCTTGAAGGCCTCGATGTCGGCGAAATCGTTGTGGCTGACGCTGGCACCTCGCTGCATGACGGCGACCAGATCAAGACCATGTTCGCCGACGAACTCGAACGCACGCGGGCACGCTAA
- a CDS encoding GIY-YIG nuclease family protein, giving the protein MYYVYILASRRHGTLYIGATNSLARRMEQHRNGEGSSFVKAYGAYRLVYVDAFERPDEAIAREKQLKRWKRDWKIELIERENLEWRDLSYLIV; this is encoded by the coding sequence ATGTACTACGTTTACATCCTCGCGAGCCGGCGTCATGGGACGCTGTATATCGGCGCGACCAATTCTCTCGCGAGACGCATGGAGCAGCATCGCAACGGCGAGGGCTCTTCATTTGTCAAAGCCTACGGCGCTTATAGGCTTGTCTATGTCGACGCGTTCGAACGGCCGGATGAAGCGATTGCGCGGGAGAAGCAGCTCAAACGCTGGAAGCGCGACTGGAAAATCGAACTGATCGAGCGCGAGAATCTTGAGTGGCGGGATCTCAGCTATCTGATCGTTTGA
- a CDS encoding HlyD family efflux transporter periplasmic adaptor subunit, whose protein sequence is MPAFAARDLAPKLTVLVAAGVFCLSTSISRAADEIDPAAPKGAAVTVLKAAKSCFANIVEVSGTIIAREETQVRPERMGLKVAEVMADAGDSVSAGQVLAKLNLPEGGQISVQAPVAGVISASTASVGAMASGKGEALFSIIARGEFDLVGMVPTRDIAKLQVNQTARIKVIGAGEVDGKVRRLSTTVEPNSQLAQVFVGVIANRRLLVNSSGRAQIKTGQSCGVAVPLTAILYGTAGTVVQVVRRSRVETRRVETGLMSAGQVEITSGLQEGDIVVARAGALLREGDPVRPVMASADAK, encoded by the coding sequence ATGCCCGCCTTTGCCGCGCGCGATCTTGCGCCGAAGCTCACTGTCCTCGTCGCCGCGGGCGTATTCTGCCTTTCGACATCCATTTCGCGCGCCGCCGACGAGATCGACCCCGCCGCCCCCAAGGGCGCCGCAGTGACCGTGCTCAAGGCCGCGAAATCCTGCTTTGCCAATATCGTCGAAGTCTCCGGCACGATCATTGCGCGCGAGGAGACGCAGGTGCGGCCCGAGCGGATGGGGCTGAAGGTCGCCGAAGTGATGGCGGATGCGGGCGACAGCGTCTCCGCGGGCCAGGTGCTGGCGAAGCTGAACCTGCCCGAGGGCGGCCAGATCTCGGTGCAAGCGCCGGTCGCAGGGGTGATCTCGGCTTCCACCGCTTCGGTCGGCGCGATGGCCTCCGGCAAGGGCGAAGCGCTGTTCTCGATCATCGCGCGCGGCGAGTTCGATCTGGTCGGCATGGTGCCGACGCGCGACATCGCAAAACTGCAAGTGAACCAGACCGCGCGGATCAAGGTGATCGGCGCCGGCGAGGTTGACGGCAAGGTGCGGCGTCTGTCGACCACCGTCGAGCCGAACAGCCAGCTTGCGCAGGTGTTCGTCGGCGTCATCGCCAACCGCCGCCTGCTGGTCAATTCATCCGGCCGCGCGCAGATCAAGACCGGGCAGAGCTGCGGCGTCGCGGTGCCGCTGACCGCGATCCTCTACGGCACCGCCGGCACCGTGGTGCAGGTGGTGCGGCGCTCGCGCGTCGAGACGCGGCGGGTGGAGACCGGGCTGATGTCGGCTGGTCAGGTCGAGATCACCTCCGGCCTGCAGGAAGGCGACATCGTGGTGGCGCGCGCCGGCGCGCTGCTCCGCGAGGGCGATCCGGTGCGACCGGTGATGGCGAGCGCGGACGCGAAATAA
- a CDS encoding adenylate/guanylate cyclase domain-containing protein: protein MSEVKDRVWFLREGLFAKYVVALVGLVVFVLAVNGAMEIWITYRGIKSSLNDGMSEKAEATAKRIQQSMADLERQINWVTRASSDTPEKRRDDYAQLLRQVQQVSQLSLINAQGREQLRMTRQIITPGSNADFSRDVRITETAARGSSFAPAYFRGERPFMSIVLSHADGSITLAEIDLDFLSEFLIDAQIGKVTYAFVTDARGDVLATSSTGPEIGKNLLALPQVAAVSKPGGVAPVSGTDVRGDAVLTTSSVVPKLGWHVFFEQPTAQALTPIRDQLVRIAFLIALGLVVAIIAGTIMARRMLVPITALQAGARRLGAGDFGHRIEVKTSDELEELANQFNSMAGQLAETYSDLEDKVKERTRDLAQSINELKVLEEVGRAVASSLDLNAVLPTVAARALEITHADAVLIYGYDAGNHQFSLTESIGIDKAAEGRHRAIDADNSPLGEAATSGEPIAIPQLGATSEHPLRDVAIEAGFHSVLVVPLVDQTGILGSLVVLRRNEGEFSDNLIGLMKTFAHQAVLAMRNARLFTEVDHKSRELLAANDMVSRQAAKLQDQTDQLRDWNRSLEERVETQLGEIERIRRLERFLAPQVAQLIASSDGHEGLLDSHRREVTVVFCDLRGFTAFTETTEPEEAMNVLREYHAALGELIFKYEGTLDRYAGDGVMILFNAPIQFADHTARAVKMAVEMRDTVGALTEKWRNRGHNLGFGIGIALGYATLGQIGFEQRLEYAAIGSVTNLASRLCDEAKANQIVVSRRVYGMVEQWVEGKPIDDLNLKGFNHPILAAEIIRWREEVDNVVDAAAAAARMKKKQ, encoded by the coding sequence ATGAGCGAGGTCAAAGACAGAGTCTGGTTCCTGCGCGAAGGCTTGTTCGCCAAATACGTCGTCGCGCTGGTCGGGCTCGTCGTGTTCGTGCTGGCCGTCAACGGCGCGATGGAAATCTGGATCACCTATCGCGGCATCAAGAGCTCGCTGAACGACGGCATGTCCGAGAAGGCGGAAGCGACCGCCAAGCGGATCCAGCAATCGATGGCCGACCTCGAACGGCAGATCAACTGGGTCACGCGCGCCTCCTCCGACACGCCCGAAAAGCGCCGCGACGATTACGCGCAATTGCTGCGGCAGGTGCAGCAGGTGAGCCAGCTCTCCCTGATCAACGCCCAGGGCCGCGAACAGCTGCGCATGACGCGGCAGATCATCACGCCCGGCAGCAACGCGGACTTCTCGCGGGACGTCAGGATTACCGAGACCGCCGCCCGCGGCAGCAGCTTTGCGCCGGCCTATTTCCGCGGCGAACGTCCCTTCATGTCGATCGTGCTGTCGCATGCCGATGGCAGCATCACGCTGGCCGAGATCGACCTCGATTTCCTCTCCGAGTTCCTGATCGACGCGCAGATCGGCAAGGTCACCTATGCCTTCGTCACGGACGCCAGGGGCGACGTGCTGGCGACGTCCTCGACCGGCCCGGAGATCGGCAAGAACCTGTTGGCGCTGCCGCAGGTCGCCGCCGTCAGCAAGCCCGGCGGCGTCGCGCCGGTTTCGGGCACCGATGTCCGCGGCGATGCCGTGCTGACGACATCGAGCGTGGTGCCGAAGCTCGGCTGGCACGTGTTCTTCGAGCAGCCGACGGCGCAGGCGCTGACGCCGATCCGCGATCAGCTGGTGCGGATCGCGTTTTTGATCGCGCTTGGCCTCGTGGTCGCGATCATCGCCGGCACCATCATGGCGCGGCGCATGCTGGTACCGATCACGGCGCTGCAGGCCGGCGCGCGGCGGCTCGGCGCCGGCGATTTCGGCCACCGCATCGAGGTGAAAACCTCCGACGAGCTGGAAGAGCTGGCCAACCAGTTCAACAGCATGGCCGGGCAGCTTGCCGAGACCTATTCCGACCTCGAAGACAAGGTGAAGGAGCGAACGCGGGATCTGGCGCAATCGATCAACGAGCTCAAGGTGCTCGAGGAAGTCGGCCGCGCGGTCGCCTCCTCGCTCGATCTCAACGCCGTGCTGCCGACCGTCGCCGCCCGCGCGCTCGAAATCACCCACGCCGACGCCGTGCTGATCTACGGCTATGATGCCGGCAATCACCAGTTCTCGCTGACCGAATCGATCGGCATCGACAAGGCGGCCGAAGGCCGCCATCGCGCCATCGATGCCGACAATTCCCCGCTCGGCGAAGCCGCCACGTCCGGCGAGCCGATCGCGATCCCGCAGCTCGGCGCGACCTCCGAGCATCCGCTGCGCGACGTTGCGATCGAGGCCGGCTTCCACTCGGTGCTGGTGGTGCCGCTGGTCGACCAGACCGGCATTTTGGGCTCGCTGGTGGTGCTGCGACGGAACGAAGGTGAGTTCTCCGACAATCTGATCGGCCTGATGAAGACCTTTGCGCACCAGGCGGTGCTGGCGATGCGCAATGCACGGCTGTTCACCGAGGTCGACCACAAGAGCCGCGAACTGCTCGCCGCCAACGACATGGTGAGCCGGCAGGCCGCCAAGCTGCAGGACCAGACCGACCAGCTCCGCGACTGGAACCGCTCGCTGGAAGAGCGCGTCGAAACGCAGCTCGGCGAGATCGAGCGCATCCGTCGGCTGGAGCGCTTCCTGGCGCCGCAGGTGGCGCAACTGATCGCCTCGTCCGACGGTCATGAGGGCCTGCTCGACAGCCACCGCCGCGAGGTCACCGTCGTGTTCTGCGACCTGCGCGGCTTCACCGCCTTCACCGAGACCACCGAGCCGGAAGAGGCGATGAACGTGCTGCGTGAATATCACGCCGCGCTCGGCGAACTGATCTTCAAGTATGAAGGCACGCTCGACCGCTATGCCGGCGACGGCGTGATGATCCTGTTCAACGCGCCGATCCAGTTCGCCGATCACACCGCGCGCGCCGTGAAGATGGCAGTCGAGATGCGCGACACCGTCGGCGCGCTGACCGAGAAATGGCGCAACCGTGGTCACAATCTCGGCTTCGGCATCGGCATCGCGCTCGGCTACGCCACGCTCGGCCAAATCGGTTTCGAGCAGCGCCTGGAATATGCCGCGATCGGCAGCGTGACCAACCTCGCCTCACGCTTGTGCGACGAGGCCAAGGCGAACCAGATCGTGGTGTCGAGGCGCGTCTACGGCATGGTCGAACAGTGGGTCGAGGGAAAGCCGATCGACGATCTGAACCTGAAGGGCTTCAATCACCCGATCCTCGCCGCCGAGATCATCCGCTGGCGCGAAGAGGTCGACAATGTCGTGGATGCAGCGGCCGCCGCCGCGCGGATGAAGAAGAAGCAATAG
- a CDS encoding AsmA family protein, whose protein sequence is MKALKIAGAAIVAVIVIIALTLAIGIPSGFLTTEIAARVERETGYKLTINGGARIGLWPSLNITLNDVTLQNPKDSDINRRFAAASIEADVTLASLWAGKPHITELVIIRPVVNLPLRRERVRDAASSPKPAAGKTSEAVSIDHISVSGGTVVLSNLRDRVENRIETVNVDIVIDADRKVTVSGNARKNGNPLKFELKAALPAPPLERQNIPAEIKIDAPGLLEAQLTAKAEARLNGPVVMINSVTGALGEAAFNGWASFDLSSKPLVKLDLDFQKLALASSSSGNTSGQPWSNATIDNNGLNYIDIQARISAAELSIGEARFARAAIDATLASGVLKARVANLGAYEGSASGDLTVDVSAATPTYAMGVDLTGVRALPLLHGLADFDRLDGRMQARISVLSSGTSQRAIMSNMAGTAFIVFQDGAIKGLNVAQMIRSLTARPLSGWQESEEKATDLSQLSASFKIDKGQAQTTDLNLVGPLVKMTGVGTIALDTKQIGFRVEPKLVLTTEGQGRANDPVGLGIPVMIEGPWGNPRIYPEMQGILDNPEAAYAKLKEMGKGLFGEQGAGLGAAIGSLLGGQPGTTGGQGAAGGQPPANNPLGGQLGETIGNLLQQGLSGFGQGGGGQSPGQGRARPGGQRSLVGPNPPEQDPAQAAPSEPAAPMPPGDTTAQQDSQPMNEVLRQLFNR, encoded by the coding sequence ATGAAAGCACTGAAAATTGCCGGCGCCGCCATCGTTGCCGTGATCGTTATCATCGCGCTGACGTTGGCGATCGGCATCCCCTCGGGTTTCCTGACGACCGAGATCGCGGCGCGGGTCGAGCGCGAGACCGGCTACAAGCTCACTATCAATGGCGGCGCCAGGATCGGCCTGTGGCCATCGCTCAACATCACGCTGAACGATGTCACGCTGCAGAATCCGAAGGACAGCGACATCAACCGCCGCTTCGCCGCCGCGAGCATCGAGGCCGACGTGACGCTTGCGAGCCTGTGGGCAGGCAAGCCGCACATCACCGAGCTCGTCATCATTCGCCCGGTGGTGAATCTGCCGCTACGGCGCGAGCGCGTGAGGGATGCCGCTTCCTCCCCGAAGCCCGCCGCCGGCAAGACGTCAGAGGCCGTCTCGATCGACCATATCAGCGTTAGCGGCGGCACCGTCGTGCTCTCCAACCTGCGCGACCGCGTCGAGAACAGGATCGAGACCGTCAATGTCGACATCGTCATCGATGCCGACCGCAAGGTCACCGTGTCGGGCAATGCGCGCAAGAACGGCAACCCGCTCAAATTCGAGCTCAAGGCAGCGCTGCCCGCGCCGCCGCTCGAGCGGCAGAACATTCCGGCCGAGATCAAGATCGATGCGCCGGGCCTGTTGGAGGCCCAGCTCACAGCCAAAGCCGAAGCCCGCCTCAACGGCCCGGTCGTGATGATCAACAGCGTGACCGGCGCGCTCGGCGAGGCCGCGTTCAATGGCTGGGCCTCGTTCGACCTGTCGAGCAAGCCGCTGGTCAAGCTAGATCTCGACTTCCAGAAGCTCGCGCTCGCATCGTCAAGCAGCGGCAATACGTCGGGGCAGCCCTGGAGCAATGCAACGATCGATAATAATGGTCTCAACTATATCGACATCCAGGCGCGCATTTCGGCGGCCGAACTCAGTATCGGCGAGGCGCGTTTCGCTCGCGCCGCGATCGATGCCACCCTTGCAAGCGGCGTTTTGAAGGCGCGGGTCGCCAACCTCGGCGCCTATGAAGGTAGCGCCAGCGGCGATCTGACCGTCGATGTCTCCGCCGCCACGCCGACCTATGCGATGGGCGTCGACCTTACCGGCGTGCGCGCGCTGCCACTGCTGCATGGCCTCGCCGATTTCGACAGGCTGGACGGCAGGATGCAGGCCAGGATCAGCGTGCTCTCCTCCGGCACCAGCCAGCGCGCGATCATGTCGAACATGGCGGGCACCGCCTTCATCGTGTTCCAGGACGGCGCGATCAAAGGGCTCAACGTGGCGCAAATGATCCGCTCGCTGACCGCGCGCCCGCTGTCGGGCTGGCAGGAGAGCGAGGAGAAAGCGACCGACCTCTCGCAATTGTCGGCCTCGTTCAAGATCGACAAAGGCCAGGCGCAAACCACCGACCTCAATCTCGTCGGCCCGCTGGTCAAGATGACCGGCGTCGGAACCATCGCGCTCGACACCAAGCAGATCGGATTTCGCGTCGAGCCGAAGCTGGTGCTGACCACCGAAGGCCAGGGCCGCGCCAATGATCCGGTCGGGCTCGGCATCCCCGTGATGATCGAGGGCCCGTGGGGAAACCCACGGATCTATCCGGAGATGCAGGGCATCCTCGACAATCCCGAGGCGGCCTATGCCAAGCTGAAGGAAATGGGCAAGGGCCTGTTCGGCGAGCAGGGCGCGGGGCTTGGCGCCGCGATCGGCAGCCTGCTCGGCGGACAGCCCGGCACGACCGGCGGACAGGGCGCAGCGGGCGGCCAGCCGCCAGCCAACAACCCGCTCGGCGGCCAGCTCGGCGAGACCATCGGCAATCTTCTGCAGCAAGGCCTCAGCGGGTTCGGCCAGGGCGGCGGGGGCCAAAGTCCCGGCCAGGGCCGCGCGCGTCCGGGTGGCCAGCGCAGCCTCGTCGGTCCGAATCCGCCCGAGCAGGACCCCGCGCAAGCCGCACCATCCGAGCCGGCAGCTCCCATGCCGCCAGGCGACACGACCGCGCAGCAGGACAGCCAGCCGATGAACGAGGTACTGCGGCAGTTATTCAATCGCTGA
- a CDS encoding Crp/Fnr family transcriptional regulator: MSKQAEFAVILKMNPMFADLGADELQRISGLCHTQQLGVGEMLFQKGDPGDALYGVRRGQIRIETGASDGSRLTLNFMGSGDLFGEVAVLDGQERTADATAGEPSELFVLRREDFLAFLEREPKVAIKIIMLLCQRIRWQSERMEESVLQPLPVRLARRLCALASDFGSEVHISQEQLGVFVGAARESVNRQLQLWRKDGILDLQRGRILLQNMTKLTAVARNE; encoded by the coding sequence ATGAGTAAACAGGCCGAATTTGCGGTCATTCTGAAAATGAACCCGATGTTTGCCGATTTGGGCGCGGATGAATTGCAGCGCATCTCCGGACTTTGCCACACCCAGCAGCTCGGCGTTGGCGAAATGTTGTTTCAGAAGGGCGATCCCGGCGATGCTCTCTATGGCGTACGGCGCGGGCAGATCCGGATCGAGACCGGCGCCTCCGACGGCAGCCGCCTGACGCTGAACTTCATGGGATCCGGCGATCTCTTCGGCGAAGTCGCCGTGCTCGACGGCCAGGAGCGCACGGCGGACGCGACGGCCGGCGAGCCGTCTGAACTGTTCGTGCTGCGGCGCGAGGATTTCCTCGCCTTTCTGGAACGCGAGCCGAAGGTCGCGATCAAGATCATCATGCTGTTATGCCAACGCATCCGCTGGCAGAGCGAGCGGATGGAGGAATCGGTGCTGCAGCCGCTGCCGGTGCGCCTGGCACGACGGCTCTGCGCGCTCGCCTCCGATTTCGGCTCCGAAGTGCACATCTCGCAGGAACAGCTCGGCGTCTTCGTCGGCGCCGCCCGCGAGAGCGTCAACCGCCAGCTGCAGCTCTGGCGCAAGGACGGCATCTTGGACCTGCAGCGCGGACGCATCCTGCTGCAGAACATGACCAAGCTGACGGCGGTGGCAAGGAACGAGTAG
- a CDS encoding efflux RND transporter permease subunit encodes MALNISAWSIRNPLPSIVFSIILLVLGWASFTKLAITRLPSADIPVISVAVAQFGAAPSELESQVTKTIEDGVSGVEGVRHISSSITDGLSVTTIQFALETNTDRALNDVKDAVTRVRANLPQNVNEPLIQRVDVIGLPIVTYAAISPGKTPEQLSYFVDDVVKRALQGVRGVAQVERIGGVEREILVSLDPDRLQAAGLTAVNVSQILRGTNVDVAGGRAQIGKNDQAIRTLAGAKTLNELAGTMIPLFGGGEVRLDDLGTVTDTIADRSTFARFNGEPVVALGIKRSKGASDVKVAEAVQKRIDALKVAYPDVDLKLIDTSVEFTKGNYFAAISTLFEGAILAVIIVLLFLRDIRATIIAAISLPLSIFPAFWMMDLLGFSLNLVSFLAITLSTGILVDDAIVEIENIVRHMRMGKSPYRAALEAADEIGLAVIAISLTIIAIFAPASFMSGIAGQFFKQFGITVSVQVFFSLLAARFVTPVLAAYFLKDHPHEDPPPGRILQTYTRLVTWSVKHYFITVLIGFGVFAASIWSITLLPQGFLPAQDTARSLLAMELPPGSQLAYTEKVTEEIVARLRKRPEVKSIFVDGGRVPPGTQEVRRAALIINYTPKKERKITQRQLELEIGRELENVPDIRFWFLDENGLRAISLVVTGTDSNIVNNVASELATQMKRIPIIANVISETALDRPELRIRPRAELAARLGVSTESLSQTIRVATIGDVGPALAKFDAGDRQVPIRVQLEDSARSDLQMLQQLRVPLGQRGERGGVPLSVVADIQLDQGPTSISRYDRERQATVAADLVGTAALGDATKMINELPVMKSLPKGVRVSPSGDAESLAELSDGFATAITAGLMMVYAVLVLLFGTFLQPITILFSLPLSIGGAIIALLLTGKQLTTPVWIGILMLMGIVTKNAIMLVEFAVEAIREGKPRDVAIIDAGMKRARPIVMTTIAMAAGMMPSALAFGAGGEFRSPMALAVIGGLIFSTILSLVFVPAMFMVMDDIGALCWRFGRKLIVSSAETEPASHGHDHRSEPPAKGPPAMSPAAE; translated from the coding sequence ATGGCTTTGAATATCTCGGCTTGGTCGATCCGGAATCCGCTTCCTTCGATCGTCTTCTCAATCATTCTCCTGGTGCTGGGCTGGGCCAGCTTCACCAAGCTCGCGATAACGCGGCTTCCCAGCGCCGACATTCCCGTGATCTCGGTCGCGGTCGCGCAATTCGGCGCGGCTCCCTCCGAATTGGAAAGCCAGGTCACCAAGACCATCGAAGACGGCGTCTCCGGCGTCGAGGGCGTGCGGCATATTTCGTCGTCGATCACCGACGGCCTGTCGGTGACGACGATCCAGTTCGCGCTCGAGACCAACACCGACCGCGCGCTGAACGACGTCAAGGACGCCGTCACCCGCGTGCGCGCCAACCTGCCGCAGAACGTCAACGAGCCGCTGATCCAGCGCGTCGACGTGATCGGCCTGCCGATCGTCACCTATGCGGCGATCTCGCCCGGCAAGACGCCGGAACAATTGTCCTATTTCGTCGACGACGTCGTCAAACGCGCGCTGCAGGGCGTGCGCGGCGTCGCCCAGGTCGAGCGCATCGGCGGTGTCGAGCGCGAAATTCTGGTCTCGCTCGACCCTGATAGACTGCAGGCGGCGGGCCTCACGGCGGTCAATGTCAGCCAGATCCTGCGCGGCACCAATGTCGACGTCGCCGGCGGCCGCGCCCAAATCGGCAAGAACGACCAGGCGATCCGCACGCTCGCCGGCGCCAAGACGCTGAACGAGCTCGCAGGCACCATGATCCCGCTGTTCGGCGGCGGCGAGGTGCGGCTCGACGATCTCGGCACCGTCACCGATACCATCGCCGATCGCAGCACCTTTGCCCGCTTCAACGGTGAGCCTGTGGTGGCGCTCGGCATCAAGCGTTCCAAGGGCGCCAGCGACGTGAAGGTGGCTGAGGCTGTGCAGAAGCGCATCGACGCGCTGAAGGTCGCCTATCCCGACGTCGACCTGAAACTGATCGACACCTCGGTCGAATTCACCAAGGGCAATTATTTCGCCGCGATCTCGACCCTGTTCGAAGGCGCAATCCTCGCCGTCATCATCGTGCTGCTGTTCCTGCGCGATATCAGGGCGACCATCATCGCCGCGATCTCCCTGCCGCTCTCGATCTTCCCGGCGTTCTGGATGATGGACCTGCTCGGCTTCTCGCTGAACCTGGTCTCCTTCCTCGCCATCACGCTGTCGACGGGTATCCTGGTCGACGATGCGATCGTGGAGATCGAGAACATCGTGCGCCACATGCGGATGGGCAAATCGCCCTACCGCGCGGCGCTCGAGGCCGCCGACGAAATCGGCCTGGCTGTCATCGCGATCTCGCTGACTATCATCGCGATCTTCGCGCCCGCCAGCTTCATGTCCGGCATCGCCGGGCAGTTCTTCAAGCAGTTCGGCATCACAGTTTCGGTGCAGGTGTTCTTCTCGCTGCTCGCGGCGCGCTTCGTCACGCCGGTGCTCGCCGCCTACTTCCTGAAGGATCACCCGCATGAGGACCCGCCGCCCGGGCGCATCCTGCAGACCTACACCAGGCTCGTCACCTGGTCGGTGAAACACTACTTCATCACGGTGCTGATCGGTTTCGGCGTGTTCGCCGCCTCGATCTGGAGCATCACGCTGCTGCCGCAGGGCTTCCTGCCGGCGCAAGACACCGCACGCTCGCTGCTGGCAATGGAATTGCCGCCCGGCTCGCAGCTCGCCTATACCGAAAAGGTGACGGAAGAAATCGTCGCACGTCTGCGCAAGCGGCCTGAGGTGAAGAGCATCTTCGTCGACGGCGGCAGGGTACCGCCGGGAACGCAGGAAGTCCGCCGCGCCGCGCTGATCATCAATTACACGCCGAAGAAAGAGCGCAAGATCACCCAGCGGCAGCTCGAACTCGAGATCGGGCGGGAACTGGAGAACGTCCCGGATATCCGCTTCTGGTTCCTCGACGAAAACGGCCTGCGCGCGATCTCGCTTGTCGTGACCGGCACCGACAGCAACATCGTCAACAACGTCGCCAGCGAACTCGCGACGCAGATGAAGCGGATTCCGATCATCGCCAACGTGATTTCGGAAACCGCGCTCGACCGGCCCGAGCTTCGCATTCGCCCGCGCGCCGAACTGGCGGCGCGGCTCGGTGTCTCGACCGAAAGCCTGTCGCAGACGATCCGCGTCGCCACGATCGGCGACGTCGGCCCGGCGCTGGCCAAATTCGACGCCGGCGACCGCCAGGTTCCGATCCGCGTCCAGCTTGAGGACAGCGCCCGCAGCGACCTGCAGATGCTGCAGCAATTGCGCGTGCCGCTCGGCCAGCGCGGCGAACGTGGCGGTGTGCCGCTGTCTGTTGTCGCCGACATCCAGCTCGATCAGGGTCCGACCAGCATCAGCCGCTACGACCGCGAGCGGCAGGCGACGGTGGCCGCGGACCTCGTTGGCACGGCAGCGCTCGGCGACGCCACCAAGATGATCAACGAGCTTCCGGTCATGAAGAGCCTGCCCAAGGGCGTCAGGGTCAGCCCATCGGGCGATGCCGAAAGCCTGGCCGAACTGTCGGATGGTTTTGCGACCGCCATTACCGCCGGCCTGATGATGGTCTACGCCGTGCTGGTGCTGCTGTTCGGAACGTTCCTGCAGCCCATCACCATCCTGTTCTCGCTGCCGCTCTCGATCGGCGGCGCGATCATTGCGCTGCTCCTGACCGGCAAGCAGCTCACCACGCCGGTGTGGATCGGCATCCTGATGCTGATGGGTATCGTCACCAAGAACGCCATCATGCTGGTGGAGTTCGCGGTCGAGGCCATCCGCGAGGGCAAGCCGCGCGACGTCGCCATCATTGACGCCGGCATGAAGCGCGCGCGCCCGATCGTGATGACGACGATCGCGATGGCCGCGGGCATGATGCCGTCAGCGCTGGCGTTCGGCGCCGGCGGCGAATTCCGCTCGCCGATGGCGCTCGCGGTGATCGGCGGCCTGATCTTCTCCACCATCCTGTCGCTGGTGTTCGTGCCGGCGATGTTCATGGTGATGGACGATATCGGCGCGCTGTGCTGGCGGTTCGGCCGCAAGCTGATCGTCTCGAGCGCGGAGACCGAGCCCGCAAGCCACGGTCACGATCATCGCAGCGAGCCGCCGGCCAAGGGCCCGCCGGCAATGTCGCCCGCTGCGGAGTGA
- a CDS encoding DUF1127 domain-containing protein has translation MTMLTLMQTSAARPFVLRTAVRLAHLRRFINRFFAAVIARHEQHAARAALQKLDDRTLADIGMCRTQIESNLEDLAQARARMQQPGWH, from the coding sequence ATGACGATGCTGACCCTTATGCAGACTTCCGCCGCCAGGCCATTTGTCTTGCGAACGGCAGTTCGGCTGGCGCACCTGCGCCGTTTCATCAACCGCTTCTTCGCGGCCGTGATCGCGCGCCACGAGCAGCACGCCGCGCGCGCGGCCCTGCAAAAGCTCGACGATCGCACTCTCGCGGATATTGGCATGTGCCGCACGCAGATCGAGAGCAATCTCGAAGATCTGGCGCAGGCCCGCGCGCGAATGCAGCAGCCGGGGTGGCATTGA